The Cyprinus carpio isolate SPL01 chromosome B17, ASM1834038v1, whole genome shotgun sequence genome has a window encoding:
- the LOC109107350 gene encoding ADP-ribose glycohydrolase ARH3, whose amino-acid sequence MSAAARTAAPVMLSRFRGALVGSVLGDCIGGEFEGAVDVPLDRVLQHLGALEDETRGDGILQYSDDTAMMQCVADSLLTRMAFDERDMARRFAKEYNLAPGRGYGSGVIQVLRKLASPHLKDVFQPAQAQFGGRGSFGNGGAMRAAPFALAFRSRADVCRYSRLGAMLTHSCSLGYNGAALQALAVHLSLQGALALPKEFINKLISEMEEMEKDETAQLDAKALNLSDFPYCSRLHRVKELMDRNSVSIEEVISELGNGIAALQSVPTAIFCVLHCLEPRDGLPERFGGLERTIAYSLALGGDTDTIACMAGAIAGAHYGIDPIPQNWQKSCEGVEEADDLARRLYDLYCLPQFEEDRGTSSCENNQPHTHASDQRTAKTD is encoded by the exons ATGTCGGCTGCGGCGCGTACAGCAGCGCCCGTGATGCTGTCCCGGTTCCGCGGCGCTCTGGTCGGCTCGGTGCTGGGCGACTGTATAGGCGGAGAGTTCGAAGGCGCCGTGGATGTGCCTTTAGATCGAGTCCTTCAGCATCTCGGCGCTCTGGAGGATGAAACACGGGGCGATG GAATTCTTCAGTACAGTGATGACACAGCCATGATGCAATGCGTTGCAGATTCACTCCTCACCAGGATGGCGTTTGATGAACGAGACATGGCTCGAAG ATTTGCAAAGGAGTATAACCTTGCTCCGGGGCGAGGTTATGGCTCAGGTGTCATACAGGTACTGCGGAAGCTTGCATCGCCCCATCTGAAGGACGTCTTCCAGCCGGCACAGGCTCAGTTTGGCGGCCGCGGTTCTTTCGGGAATGGAGGTGCCATGAGAGCGGCACCCTTTGCCCTGGCCTTCAGAAGTCGTGCTGATGTCTGCAGG TACTCTCGGCTTGGTGCAATGTTAACACACTCATGCTCTTTGGGATACAATGGGGCAGCATTGCAGGCCCTtgctgtccatctgtctctccaAGGCGCTTTGGCTCTGCCAAAAGAATTCATCAACAAACTGATATCAGAAATGGAGGAGATGGAAAAAGATGAAACAGCCCAGCTTGATGCTAAAGC ACTCAATTTATCAGATTTCCCGTATTGCTCACGATTGCACAGAGTGAAAGAACTTATGGACAGAAACAGTGTGAGCATTGAGGAGGTCATATCTGAACTGG GGAATGGCATCGCTGCCTTGCAGTCTGTGCCCACCGCTATCTTCTGCGTGCTGCATTGTTTGGAGCCCCGGGATGGGCTGCCAGAGCGATTCGGAGGACTGGAGAGGACAATAGCCTACAGCTTGGCTCTGGGTGGTGACACTGACACCATTGCTTGCATGGCAGGGGCAATCGCAGGGGCACATTATGGCATTGACCCCATTCCTCAGAACTGGCAGAAGAGCTGCGAAGGGGTGGAGGAGGCAGATGATTTAGCCAGACGTTTGTATGATCTTTACTGCCTTCCACAGTTTGAAGAGGACAGGGGGACATCAAGCTGTGAGAACAATCAACCTCACACACACGCCAGTGATCAACGCACTGCAAAAACTGACTGA
- the LOC109107346 gene encoding uncharacterized protein LOC109107346, with protein MADNEDDNNSASKSAAATVQTLDASGSLPQPETTQTAAEAGNNQEDASKTPSAAEGGVDQGLAEFMHSESAVDVRVVDGNVTQEMIGQIVSGEVITDQSFITSYVHATAEAGVTAECTTVSGEVLNALAPTTTIIYVQPDGSFVESSGLSAEEQQQLIEQLTKQQLVHVTGTETAVKPSTSPIVDVQQVIVSKAQVITQTEPAATHTTTPKILQRPVTTQPASYIALESSNVNVQLAMQPQPVSIVQNASQQLQSVAKQVALQQNGAHATAHKAAEPIQIQVQVPLKQDSKLRQTTPITILQPQNLSASQPLVKVSTVGTLSSPQIIHITPVPGQQQYFLQNPSDPPIQLLLQKPAPVVSTISVPISKVHVSAPATLKSPPAKPVVSTPKILVPSPKVSSPPAKVTIPSKVITVETKTATPAIGKDTQKVKNRQKKPQKIQTRSGRVSRPPKHKVKDYKFIKNEDLAESHQSDSDDYSEISVEDEDGEESKKKSSDGTLNLRDKAFKCDTCEKAYIGVAGLNRHYKLNPTHDKNPTPPQAEDLSITRDEQPSGTEVTDTSQVKTLSTQKVQEIGKVEPRRPGRPRGPGRPGHPRRPGRPPKRGRPGRPPKYPRGMTLEQQAQRQRNRLKEFIKQYDDEDLMEIVLPRLARVMTVWEFVLMKVEKGYPSKQQFPSVYHEFEQLHSQVKKMALEYLHTSPASRPAIEVNNMGVLQSLGITDPNALKLLTSSEGQQSQKTNQATKSLRSIENAKMLPPAKRFKIENCNEETNGYQVNQNGIQKDESIDGSMLRKPQVVLTRLENLTSVDLTTDSAAQSAENDIPERTEEEPMETEMPSSDSDATKTTEDPEISKVLDSSVIVDIADQMKQLEQALSTDSEIKNSEEEPAQHEVQDCQTDALEDPEASQVVQQESPVMIQTAEGLVMQSAEELAAKGIIIVNGPDGTMMHIEAPEGVPLETVHALLGIETERKT; from the exons atGGCGGACAATGAAGACGATAATAATTCAGCGTCCAAATCTGCTGCAGCGACAGTGCAAACCCTCGACGCGAGCGGATCTCTGCCGCAGCCCGAGACGACACAAACCGCAGCCGAAGCGGGAAACAATCAAGAAGACGCAAGCAAGACGCCGTCCGCTGCAGAAGGGGGCGTTGATCAAGGCCTCGCCGAGTTCATGCACAGCGAGTCGGCGGTGGATGTCAGAGTTGTGGACGGTAACGTTACGCAGGAGATGATCGGGCAGATCGTGAGCGGTGAGGTAATAACCGATCAGAGTTTCATAACGTCGTATGTTCACGCCACTGCAGAGGCAGGTGTGACTGCTGAGTGCACCACTGTTAGCGGGGAGGTCTTAAACGCTCTCGCGCCGACGACCACCATCATTTACGTGCAGCCCGACGGCAGCTTCGTGGAGAGCTCGGGGTTATCGGCCGAGGAGCAGCAGCAGTTAATCGAGCAGTTAACAAAACAACAGTTGGTCCATGTGACAGGAACTGAGACAGCcgtgaaaccctccacctcccccataGTGGACGTTCAGCAGGTTATAGTGAGTAAAGCTCAGGTGATTACTCAGACCGAGCCGGCTGCGACCCACACAACGACCCCCAAAATACTACAGAGACCTGTCACGACGCAGCCGGCCTCCTACATCGCGCTGGAGTCCAGTAACGTTAACGTGCAGCTGGCGATGCAGCCGCAGCCGGTCAGTATCGTGCAGAACGCGTCGCAGCAGCTGCAGAGCGTCGCCAAACAGGTCGCGCTGCAGCAGAACGGAGCCCACGCGACCGCGCACAAG GCAGCTGAGCCCATCCAAATTCAAGTTCAGGTACCACTGAAGCAAGACAGTAAACTGCGGCAGACAACTCCAATAACAATTTTACAGCCACAGAATCTATCAGCCAGTCAGCCGCTGGTGAAGGTTTCAACCGTAGGAACATTAAGCAGCCCACAGATCATCCACATCACCCCTGTGCCTGgacagcagcaatatttcttacaaaaCCCAAGCGATCCTCCTATTCAGCTTCTCCTTCAGAAACCAGCTCCTGTTGTTAGCACCATTTCTGTCCCCATTAGCAAAGTTCACGTCTCGGCACCTGCCACGCTCAAGAGTCCACCAGCCAAGCCAGTAGTTTCTACCCCAAAGATCCTAGTGCCGTCTCCGAAAGTTTCATCTCCTCCAGCCAAGGTAACGATTCCTTCCAAAGTCATTACTGTAGAAACAAAAACTGCAACTCCAGCCATCGGAAAAGacacacagaaagttaaaaatcGCCAGAAGAAGCCTCAGAAAATCCAGACGCGCTCTGGTCGGGTGTCCAGACCACCTAAGCACAAGGTGAAAGACTACAAGTTTATTAAGAACGAGGACTTAGCGGAAAGCCACCAGTCTGATTCAGATGACTACTCCGAGATAAGTGTGGAGGATGAGGATGGAGAGGAGAGTAAGAAGAAGTCCTCAGATGGGACACTCAATCTCCGTGACAAAGCCTTTAAATGTGATACCTGTGAGAAAGCGTACATCGGCGTTGCCGGTTTGAACAGACACTATAAGCTAAATCCCACACACGACAAGAACCCGACGCCACCTCAAGCAGAAGACCTCTCCATAACTAGAGATGAACAGCCTTCAGGAACAGAAGTCACCGATACTAGTCAAGTCAAAACACTCAGTACTCAAAAA GTTCAAGAAATTGGGAAAGTAGAACCTAGGAGACCTGGGAGGCCCAGAGGACCAGGACGGCCTGGTCATCCTAGGAGGCCTGGGCGGCCACCTAAAAGAGGACGCCCAGGACGGCCACCCAAGTACCCCAGAGGAATGACCTTGGAGCAGCAAGCTCAAAGACAGAGGAATCGACTAAAAGAA TTTATTAAACAGTATGATGATGAAGATCTCATGGAGATTGTTCTTCCACGTCTGGCCAGAGTCATGACTGTTTGGGAGTTTGTGCTGATGAAG GTGGAAAAGGGCTACCCGTCAAAGCAGCAGTTCCCGAGCGTGTACCATGAATTTGAACAACTACACAGCCAGGTGAAGAAGATGGCCCTGGAATATTTGCACACTTCACCAGCCTCCCGGCCAGCTATAGAGGTCAACAACATGGGA GTTTTACAATCTCTGGGTATAACCGATCCCAATGCACTAAAACTCCTGACTTCGTCTGAAGGACAACAAAGTCAAAAGACAAATCAGGCCACTAAGAGCCTACGGAGTATTGAG aATGCCAAAATGCTGCCTCCtgcaaaaaggtttaaaatagaaaactgcaaTGAAGAAACCAACGGCTATCAGGTTAATCAGAATGGCATCCAGAAGGACGAGAGTATTGATGGCTCTATGCTGCGTAAGCCTCAGGTGGTGCTGACCAGACTGGAGAACTTGACTTCTGTAGATCTAACCACTGACAGTGCTGCACAGAGTGCTGAAAACGACATCCCGGAGAGGACAGAGGAAGAGCCCATGGAGACGGAAATGCCTTCTTCGGATTCTGATGCCACAAAAACCACAGAAGATCCAGAGATCTCCAAGGTTCTGGACAGTAGTGTCATCGTTGATATCGCGGATCAGATGAAACAGCTGGAACAAGCTCTGAGCACAGACTCCGAGATTAAGAACTCAGAAGAAGAACCTGCTCAACATGAAGTTCAGGATTGTCAGACCGATGCTCTTGAAGATCCCGAGGCCAGTCAGGTGGTGCAGCAAGAATCTCCAGTTATGATCCAGACAGCAGAGGGGCTTGTGATGCAGAGCGCAGAGGAGTTAGCCGCCAAAGGCATCATCATTGTCAACGGGCCCGATGGCACCATGATGCACATCGAGGCACCTGAAGGAGTCCCTTTAGAGACCGTTCATGCCCTGCTGGGCATTGAAACCGAAAGAAAGACTTAA
- the LOC109107352 gene encoding cyclin-dependent kinase 2-interacting protein-like → MSESTTPGKKGNLTGSARKLKDDAADWHNLILKWERLNDEGSTIATKIVNLGLSKKPDVEPDVVMEGDSLAAGDISETRSNQELEEECVKLQDVVDKMANILSKMEKMVHAERGISELEAFQCGEKGRAAPLFHTWSTQQFVEVSSKLYESYKQELALKKTILQELAHTANADLSMVYLSSWLYQPYIEDSGKLLLESLLLETGHRPL, encoded by the exons ATGTCAGAGTCCACGACCCCAGGAAAAAAGGGCAATTTGACCGGAAGTGCCAGAAAATTAAAGGACGACGCCGCAGATTGGCATAATCTCATCCTGAAATGGGAGCGATTAAATGACGAGGGATCCACGATTGCGACTAAAATTGTTAATCTGGGACTGAGCAAAAA ACCAGATGTTGAGCCTGATGTTGTGATGGAAGGAGACAGTTTGGCAGCTGGAGACATTTCAGAGACTCGGAGCAACCAAGAGCTGGAGGAAGAATGTGTGAAGTTACAAGACGTTGTGGATAAAATG GCAAACATACTGTCAAAGATGGAGAAGATGGTCCATGCCGAACGCGGGATCAGTGAGTTAGAAGCGTTCCAGTGTGGAGAGAAAGGAAGAGCAGCTCCACTCTTTCACACGTGGTCCACACAACAGTTTG TTGAAGTATCTTCCAAGCTTTACGAGTCATACAAGCAGGAGCTGGCGCTGAAGAAGACTATTCTACAAGAATTGGCCCACACTGCTAATGCTGATCTTTCCATGGTCTACCTGTCATCATGGCTGTATCAACCCTACATTGAGGACAGTGGAAAACTGCTACTAGAGAGTTTGCTATTGGAAACAGGTCACAGACCTTTGTGA